From a region of the Corallococcus macrosporus genome:
- a CDS encoding PEGA domain-containing protein — protein MNTARLALTVALACVLSAPAADAATKRKSAAKKKRPAATKKVPAPVPEETFTPPDEVAPVSDAPVAPKAAAPAPAPAAPAKPNLPKMADVPAAVVRAAPSNAVAIFGVARQPAATDSAAKLEDTLTRKLGTAGDIQFVDLATAFPPPEPQGNPKGDALFDEGRAAYDNLDPDTAAVKFKAAADAYVQRPGDLRPEKLGETYLFQGASQLLNGDVAGAKAAFTNALLAEPSLRPDAGLFGQDVQRVFAEAQTELNAQPQGTLVVNSQPQGARVLVRGREVGVTPLAGAKLAPGHYPVQVVLPGYAPFAAYTEVKPSAPTELKTKLASAPGLSALRDAAAKAGTEAAFDADGVPPEVGAIGERLNARYVVLAASFQDKKGRLHGEVQAWDLRTKNRLRGVEVDFGKRDGKGSADAAADQLHTFLAGAALPQNRKEQKDSVSSSDSVLRKPWFWAAAAGVAAVTAGVVYVATTDRGGGYNPVNGFPGGISF, from the coding sequence GTGAACACTGCCCGTCTTGCCCTGACTGTCGCGCTCGCCTGTGTGCTGAGCGCTCCCGCCGCCGACGCCGCCACCAAGCGCAAGTCCGCCGCGAAGAAGAAGCGCCCCGCCGCCACCAAGAAGGTGCCCGCGCCCGTCCCCGAGGAGACCTTCACCCCACCGGATGAAGTGGCTCCCGTGTCGGACGCGCCCGTGGCGCCCAAGGCGGCCGCCCCGGCCCCGGCCCCGGCCGCTCCGGCCAAGCCCAACCTCCCGAAGATGGCGGACGTGCCGGCCGCGGTGGTGCGCGCGGCGCCCTCCAACGCCGTCGCCATCTTCGGCGTGGCCCGCCAGCCGGCCGCGACGGACTCCGCGGCGAAGCTGGAGGACACGCTCACCCGGAAGCTGGGCACCGCGGGCGACATCCAGTTCGTGGACCTGGCCACCGCCTTCCCGCCGCCGGAGCCGCAGGGCAACCCCAAGGGGGACGCCCTCTTCGACGAGGGCCGCGCGGCGTACGACAACCTGGACCCGGACACCGCGGCGGTGAAGTTCAAGGCGGCCGCGGACGCCTACGTGCAGCGCCCCGGCGACCTGCGCCCGGAGAAGCTGGGTGAGACGTACCTCTTCCAGGGCGCGTCGCAGTTGCTCAACGGCGACGTGGCCGGCGCGAAGGCGGCCTTCACGAACGCGCTGCTGGCGGAGCCGTCGCTGCGCCCGGACGCGGGCCTGTTCGGCCAGGACGTGCAGCGGGTGTTCGCGGAGGCGCAGACGGAGCTGAACGCGCAGCCGCAGGGCACGCTGGTGGTGAACTCCCAGCCCCAGGGCGCGCGCGTGCTGGTGCGCGGCCGCGAGGTGGGCGTGACGCCGCTGGCCGGCGCGAAGCTGGCCCCGGGCCACTACCCCGTGCAGGTGGTGCTGCCGGGCTACGCCCCGTTCGCGGCGTACACGGAGGTGAAGCCCTCCGCCCCCACGGAGCTGAAGACGAAGCTGGCCTCCGCGCCGGGCCTGTCCGCGCTGCGTGACGCGGCGGCGAAGGCCGGCACGGAAGCCGCGTTCGACGCGGACGGCGTGCCCCCGGAAGTGGGCGCCATCGGCGAGCGGCTCAACGCCCGCTACGTGGTGCTGGCGGCGTCCTTCCAGGACAAGAAGGGCCGGCTGCACGGTGAGGTGCAGGCGTGGGACCTGCGCACGAAGAACCGCCTGCGCGGCGTGGAGGTGGACTTCGGCAAGCGCGACGGCAAGGGCAGCGCGGACGCGGCCGCGGACCAGCTGCACACCTTCCTCGCGGGCGCCGCCCTGCCCCAGAACCGCAAGGAGCAGAAGGACTCCGTGTCCTCCAGCGACTCCGTGCTGCGCAAGCCCTGGTTCTGGGCGGCGGCGGCGGGAGTGGCGGCAGTGACGGCGGGCGTGGTGTACGTGGCCACGACGGACCGCGGCGGCGGCTACAACCCGGTCAATGGCTTCCCCGGTGGAATTTCCTTCTAG
- a CDS encoding PEGA domain-containing protein, protein MKALPLALVLLPALALSASPSPGRISALLIPMDPSSESSGVQMESYMNDALGNFASYSVRKPRDLFGLPDDPAAQASFQRAKKGYEESLKAFEARDYEDAERKVRATLKEVEGSVAAMTSCFPLCDALALHGAILQLRGDVEEAKLLLIDLMALNPTFELNPKRFSRDFMSLRVQVATSRTSQLRGSATFKSRPAGARVYVDGEPVGYTPVTLPTLPVGKHLVRMERPGFRQFGQIAEVTPDDVEVTTALSPTATYKAYDAQLDKVVPDVSRGSDKPANAVASLGKSLSLDRAMVGTVRVIPERGTELSVGFFDIKSGKRLGSRRLVLQGDEYGQLKSEMERVVNQLINSEGEQVVKKRDPLDNRNGAEDWGSEDRGGNSRQSVKKHSGDDPLDNVSGTEDW, encoded by the coding sequence ATGAAAGCCCTTCCGCTCGCGCTCGTGCTGCTGCCCGCCCTGGCGCTGTCAGCCTCCCCTTCACCGGGCCGCATCTCCGCGCTGCTCATCCCCATGGACCCGTCGTCCGAGTCCTCCGGGGTGCAGATGGAGAGCTACATGAACGACGCGCTCGGCAACTTCGCCAGCTACTCGGTGCGAAAGCCGCGCGACCTGTTCGGCCTGCCGGACGACCCCGCCGCGCAGGCGTCCTTCCAGCGCGCGAAGAAGGGCTACGAGGAGAGCCTCAAGGCCTTCGAAGCGCGCGACTACGAGGACGCGGAGCGCAAGGTGCGCGCCACCCTCAAGGAAGTGGAGGGCTCCGTCGCGGCGATGACCTCCTGCTTCCCGCTGTGCGACGCGCTGGCGCTGCACGGCGCCATCCTCCAACTGCGCGGGGACGTGGAGGAGGCGAAGCTGCTGCTCATCGACCTGATGGCGCTCAACCCCACCTTCGAGCTGAACCCCAAGCGCTTCAGCCGGGACTTCATGAGCCTGCGCGTGCAGGTGGCGACAAGCCGCACCTCGCAGCTGCGCGGCAGCGCCACCTTCAAGTCCCGTCCCGCGGGTGCCCGCGTCTACGTGGACGGCGAGCCGGTGGGCTACACCCCGGTGACGCTGCCCACGCTGCCGGTGGGCAAGCACCTGGTGCGCATGGAGCGGCCGGGCTTCCGCCAGTTCGGACAGATCGCCGAAGTCACCCCGGACGACGTGGAGGTCACCACCGCGCTGTCGCCGACGGCCACCTACAAGGCCTATGACGCGCAGCTGGACAAGGTGGTGCCGGACGTGTCGCGCGGCAGCGACAAGCCGGCCAACGCCGTCGCCTCGCTGGGCAAGTCGCTGAGCCTGGACCGCGCCATGGTGGGCACCGTGCGCGTCATCCCGGAGCGCGGCACGGAGCTGTCGGTGGGCTTCTTCGACATCAAGAGCGGCAAGCGGCTGGGTTCGCGCAGGCTGGTGCTCCAGGGCGACGAGTACGGTCAGCTCAAGTCGGAGATGGAGCGGGTGGTCAACCAGCTCATCAACAGCGAGGGCGAACAGGTCGTGAAGAAGCGCGACCCCCTGGACAACCGCAACGGCGCGGAGGACTGGGGTTCGGAGGACCGGGGCGGCAACAGCCGACAGTCCGTCAAGAAGCACTCCGGGGATGATCCGTTGGATAACGTGTCGGGTACCGAGGACTGGTAG
- a CDS encoding DNA gyrase/topoisomerase IV subunit B translates to MATKKESYTGADIQVLEGLEPVRKRPAMYIGGTDSTGYHHLLWEIVDNSVDEVINGYASLIEVTLHKGGKSITVVDNGRGIPVDMMPKHKKPAVEVILTTLHAGGKFEQGNYIHSGGLHGVGSSVVNALTSKLVIEIKKDGKRHVQTYARGKATSPLKVEGPARGTGTSITFEPDSEIFGEKQKFDAALVRERLEAKSYLHKGMTVVWKDETATPAVSETFKHDGGIAEYLTKVVSERQKPIVPAGGTPFYFSRDNEVRLEVALAWTEATDEHIRSYVNGIPTNLGGTHEAGLRAAIVKAMRNYIETHGLTPKGVSLTAEDIREGITAILSVYVVEPQFQGQTKGRLNNPETTAQVDGAVRPVLEKWFNDNKSIAEALLARIILAARAREASRAASAAISRKSAVSHRLNLPGKLADCSSTDPSTSELFIVEGDSAGGSAKQGRDRRTQAILPLRGKVLNAEQASTDKVATNKELQDIVSALGCGIGSDFDITKLRYGRVFLLMDADSDGHHIATLLLTFFYRHLRPLIEAGAVHIAQPPLYRVDIGKETYWALDEPDRDRIIREKAKGNAKPNIMRFKGLGEMTADELKTTTLDAKNRISLRVTIDNALETDRIINDLMGKDVSARYKFITEQAGEVQELDV, encoded by the coding sequence ATGGCGACCAAGAAGGAAAGCTACACAGGCGCGGACATCCAGGTCCTGGAAGGCCTGGAGCCGGTGCGCAAGCGCCCGGCCATGTACATCGGCGGTACCGACAGCACGGGCTACCACCACCTCCTCTGGGAGATCGTCGACAACTCGGTGGACGAGGTCATCAACGGCTACGCCTCCCTCATCGAGGTCACGCTGCACAAGGGTGGCAAGTCCATCACCGTCGTGGACAACGGGCGCGGCATCCCCGTGGACATGATGCCCAAGCACAAGAAGCCCGCCGTGGAGGTCATCCTCACGACGCTGCACGCGGGCGGCAAGTTCGAGCAGGGCAACTACATCCACTCGGGCGGTCTGCACGGCGTGGGCAGCTCCGTGGTGAACGCGCTCACCAGCAAGCTGGTCATCGAAATCAAGAAGGACGGCAAGCGCCACGTGCAGACGTACGCGCGCGGCAAGGCCACCAGCCCCCTCAAGGTGGAGGGCCCCGCGCGCGGCACCGGCACGTCCATCACCTTCGAGCCGGACTCCGAGATCTTCGGTGAGAAGCAGAAGTTCGACGCGGCCCTGGTGCGCGAGCGCCTGGAGGCGAAGAGCTACCTGCACAAGGGGATGACGGTCGTCTGGAAGGACGAGACGGCCACGCCCGCCGTGTCGGAGACGTTCAAGCACGACGGCGGCATTGCCGAGTACCTCACCAAGGTCGTCTCCGAGCGCCAGAAGCCCATCGTCCCCGCGGGCGGCACGCCGTTCTACTTCTCGCGCGACAACGAGGTCCGGCTGGAGGTGGCGCTGGCGTGGACGGAGGCCACGGACGAGCACATCCGCTCGTACGTCAACGGCATCCCCACGAACCTGGGCGGCACGCACGAGGCGGGCTTGAGGGCGGCCATCGTCAAGGCGATGCGCAACTACATCGAGACGCACGGCCTGACGCCCAAGGGCGTGTCGCTCACCGCGGAGGACATCCGCGAGGGCATCACCGCCATCCTCTCCGTGTACGTGGTGGAGCCCCAGTTCCAGGGGCAGACGAAGGGCCGCCTCAACAACCCGGAGACGACGGCGCAGGTGGACGGCGCCGTGCGCCCGGTGCTGGAGAAGTGGTTCAACGACAACAAGTCCATCGCGGAAGCGCTGCTGGCGCGCATCATCCTGGCCGCCCGCGCGCGTGAGGCGTCCCGCGCGGCCTCCGCCGCCATCAGCCGCAAGTCCGCGGTGAGCCACCGGCTCAACCTCCCCGGGAAGCTGGCGGACTGCTCGTCCACGGACCCCTCGACGAGCGAGCTGTTCATCGTGGAAGGTGACTCCGCAGGCGGCTCCGCCAAGCAGGGCCGCGACCGGCGCACCCAGGCCATCCTCCCCCTGCGCGGCAAGGTGCTCAACGCGGAGCAGGCGTCCACCGACAAGGTGGCCACCAACAAGGAGCTCCAGGACATCGTCAGCGCGCTGGGCTGCGGCATCGGGTCCGACTTCGACATCACGAAGCTGCGCTACGGCCGCGTCTTCCTGCTGATGGACGCGGACAGCGACGGCCACCACATCGCCACGCTGCTGCTCACGTTCTTCTACCGGCACCTGCGGCCCCTGATTGAAGCCGGCGCGGTGCACATCGCCCAGCCGCCGCTGTACCGGGTGGACATTGGCAAGGAGACGTACTGGGCCCTGGACGAGCCGGACCGCGACCGCATCATCCGCGAGAAGGCCAAGGGCAACGCCAAGCCCAACATCATGCGCTTCAAGGGTCTGGGCGAGATGACCGCCGATGAGCTGAAGACCACGACGCTCGATGCGAAGAACCGCATCAGCCTGCGCGTCACCATCGACAACGCGCTGGAGACCGACCGCATCATCAACGACCTGATGGGCAAGGATGTCTCGGCGCGTTACAAGTTCATCACCGAGCAGGCCGGCGAAGTCCAGGAGCTGGACGTCTGA
- the sppA gene encoding signal peptide peptidase SppA, producing the protein MRHLPLLALLPGLALAQTGAVDRAPAPPRGVTLPPTNAALIDEAPALSLNPAGLGFQDAGQLFYLHERNLESDSVGDAVFLGTRLLGMGAGFSLEWIRGENAPDYRKTSFGLSLGPRTLQLGAALHDFSSSDDRRIGDLTSWDVGLTARPFRALSLAAVAKDVNAPEQDGLKLPRRYNFGVGIRPLDERYTLGVDWLFAEGGFREGQATYTLQAEVVPGLRLGGGLSHGFVSGIPLALQFAATVDLGHAGLTYAAGGAGDGLDHVLALRLSSERYRSVHGGGGVVALVDLDDMLSGGVSPALALLGVSEEDPYLRLMKFLDLATRDERLKGVVLKMEGLPGVGWGTAEELRRALLTLREAGKKVVVVMLSGDDRSYLVASAADSVYALTEAALPINGLAATVTSLGGTMEKLGVHWDVARVGEYKTAMEQFTRSDMSPAERETLDAYLDAQVSHYEKAVEAGRKLPPEKLRAAWAQGILSSKRAQAAGLLDGVVSATELDARVKEWFPGLRFHPAYSPRDERENRWGLRRRIAVVPVLGDITGGRSREDPLGFAQLAGAETVVRALQTAQEDPSVVAIVLRVDSGGGDVLASDLMYRAVLEAKKHKPVVASMGDAAASGGYYAAVAADEVLAEPTTLTGSIGVFYPKPALEGLGMKLGVNQETLKRGELADLLEWWKPWTPEQQAAVQTWVDDSYDTFITEVARNRKMDKAKVDAVARGRVWSGTDALARGLVDGLGGLPEAVASARKRAKVPPAEDLELDVMGDARGFLSGLGGEPGVHALAGLLLPALPEHPPEALSVLAREVGLGSPELLRPGLKAMMPFRVRIR; encoded by the coding sequence ATGCGCCACCTGCCGCTGCTCGCCCTCCTCCCCGGCCTCGCGCTCGCCCAGACGGGCGCCGTCGACCGCGCCCCCGCCCCGCCCCGGGGCGTCACGCTGCCGCCCACCAACGCGGCGCTCATCGACGAGGCGCCCGCCCTGTCGCTCAACCCCGCCGGCCTGGGTTTCCAGGACGCGGGGCAGCTCTTCTACCTCCACGAGCGCAACCTCGAGTCCGACTCCGTCGGTGACGCGGTGTTCCTGGGCACGCGCCTCCTGGGAATGGGCGCGGGCTTCTCCCTGGAGTGGATCCGCGGGGAGAACGCGCCGGACTACCGCAAGACGTCCTTCGGCCTGTCGCTGGGCCCCCGCACGCTGCAGCTGGGCGCCGCCCTGCACGACTTCAGCAGCTCGGATGACCGCCGCATCGGCGACCTGACCAGTTGGGACGTGGGCCTCACCGCCCGCCCCTTCCGCGCCCTGTCGCTGGCCGCGGTGGCCAAGGACGTGAACGCGCCGGAGCAGGACGGCCTCAAGCTGCCGCGCCGCTACAACTTCGGCGTGGGCATCCGCCCGCTGGACGAGCGCTACACGCTGGGCGTGGACTGGCTCTTCGCCGAAGGCGGCTTCCGGGAGGGCCAGGCGACGTACACGCTCCAGGCGGAGGTGGTGCCCGGCCTGCGGCTGGGCGGCGGCCTGTCCCACGGCTTCGTCAGTGGCATCCCGCTGGCGCTCCAGTTCGCGGCCACGGTGGACCTGGGCCACGCGGGCCTGACGTACGCGGCGGGCGGCGCCGGGGACGGCCTGGACCACGTGCTGGCGCTGCGCCTGTCTTCGGAGCGCTACCGCTCCGTGCACGGCGGCGGCGGCGTGGTGGCGCTCGTGGACCTGGACGACATGCTGTCCGGCGGCGTGAGCCCCGCGCTGGCGCTGCTGGGCGTGAGCGAGGAGGACCCGTACCTGCGCCTGATGAAGTTCCTGGACCTGGCCACGCGCGACGAGCGGCTCAAGGGCGTGGTGCTGAAGATGGAGGGCCTGCCCGGCGTGGGCTGGGGCACGGCGGAGGAGCTGCGCCGCGCGCTGCTCACGCTGCGCGAGGCGGGCAAGAAGGTCGTGGTGGTGATGCTGTCCGGGGACGACCGCAGCTACCTGGTGGCGTCCGCGGCGGACAGCGTCTACGCGCTCACGGAGGCGGCGCTGCCCATCAACGGCCTGGCCGCCACGGTGACGTCGCTGGGCGGCACCATGGAGAAGCTGGGCGTGCACTGGGACGTGGCGCGCGTGGGTGAGTACAAGACGGCGATGGAGCAGTTCACCCGCTCCGACATGAGCCCCGCGGAGCGCGAGACGCTGGACGCGTACCTGGACGCCCAGGTGTCGCACTACGAGAAGGCCGTGGAGGCGGGGCGCAAGCTGCCCCCGGAGAAGCTGCGCGCCGCATGGGCGCAGGGCATCCTGTCCTCGAAGCGGGCGCAGGCGGCGGGCCTGCTGGACGGCGTGGTGTCCGCCACGGAGCTGGACGCGCGCGTGAAGGAGTGGTTCCCCGGCCTGCGCTTCCACCCGGCGTACTCGCCGCGCGACGAACGCGAGAACCGCTGGGGCCTTCGCCGCCGCATCGCGGTGGTGCCGGTGCTGGGCGACATCACCGGGGGCCGCAGCCGCGAGGATCCGCTGGGCTTCGCGCAACTGGCGGGCGCGGAGACGGTGGTGCGCGCGCTGCAGACGGCGCAGGAGGACCCGTCCGTGGTGGCCATCGTGCTGCGCGTGGACTCCGGCGGCGGCGACGTGCTGGCGTCCGACCTGATGTACCGCGCGGTGCTGGAGGCGAAGAAGCACAAGCCCGTCGTCGCCTCCATGGGCGACGCGGCGGCGTCCGGCGGCTACTACGCGGCGGTGGCCGCGGACGAGGTGCTGGCGGAGCCCACCACGCTCACGGGCAGCATCGGCGTCTTCTACCCGAAGCCCGCGCTGGAGGGCCTGGGCATGAAGCTGGGGGTGAACCAGGAGACGCTCAAGCGCGGTGAGCTGGCGGACCTCCTGGAGTGGTGGAAGCCGTGGACGCCCGAGCAGCAGGCCGCGGTGCAGACCTGGGTGGACGACTCCTACGACACGTTCATCACGGAGGTCGCCCGCAACCGGAAGATGGACAAGGCGAAGGTGGACGCCGTGGCGCGCGGCCGCGTGTGGAGCGGCACGGACGCGCTGGCCCGGGGGCTGGTGGACGGGCTGGGTGGCCTGCCGGAGGCCGTCGCGTCGGCTCGCAAGCGCGCGAAGGTGCCCCCCGCGGAGGACCTGGAGCTGGACGTCATGGGGGACGCGCGCGGCTTCCTCTCCGGTCTGGGCGGTGAGCCGGGCGTGCACGCGCTGGCGGGGCTGCTGCTGCCCGCGCTACCGGAGCACCCGCCGGAGGCACTGTCCGTGCTCGCCCGGGAGGTGGGGCTGGGGTCGCCCGAGCTCCTGCGCCCCGGGCTGAAGGCCATGATGCCCTTCCGCGTGCGCATCCGCTGA
- the rho gene encoding transcription termination factor Rho: MSENSDNPETRNPPPPPAAARPPPPPEADDDGGDDGGDDEGPDEGEASAGGAAQNGAPGGPAGQGGRRRRRRRRRRGAQVHFTPEGQAYRMQPGPDGQQVQVFLTPQELEQYKQRQAQQQQQQPQGGGQPQGQEARPQQDGGQPQQQRHEHPRHQQQQRGGGHQQGGQQQQNLAPVEGVLDTEAKGPNAFLRQVKRNLLASPDDPELPKNLVQKLRLRQGQYLTAFAQMRGHKGVIQKVDTVDGRPLDGAPRLPHFADLTSVDPTERLKLENGHKEMVTRVLDLIAPIGKGQRALIVAPPKTGKTIMLQRIAQAIIQNHPECHVMVVLIDERPEEVTDMRRSIKAEVIASSSDRPTGDHLKVAELALERARRLVESGKDVVILLDSITRLARAYNKEVDSSGRTMTGGVDSRALERPKRIFGAARATEEAGSLTIIGTALIDTGSRMDEVIFEEFKGTGNSEVTLDRLLAEKRVFPAINIAQSGTRKEEKLFTLREYEKVKKLRQMLFSVKPVEAMEALVKRLGRYTYNDEFFDEL, from the coding sequence ATGAGCGAGAATTCCGACAACCCCGAGACCCGCAACCCGCCGCCCCCGCCCGCGGCCGCCCGTCCCCCTCCGCCCCCCGAGGCGGATGACGACGGCGGCGATGACGGCGGAGACGACGAGGGCCCTGACGAGGGTGAAGCCTCCGCGGGAGGCGCCGCGCAGAACGGCGCGCCCGGAGGCCCCGCGGGCCAGGGTGGACGCCGCCGCCGCCGCCGCCGCCGCCGTCGTGGCGCGCAGGTGCACTTCACCCCGGAGGGCCAGGCCTACCGCATGCAGCCCGGCCCGGACGGGCAACAGGTGCAGGTGTTCCTGACGCCCCAGGAGCTGGAGCAGTACAAGCAGCGCCAGGCGCAGCAGCAACAGCAGCAGCCCCAGGGCGGCGGCCAGCCGCAGGGCCAGGAGGCCCGTCCCCAGCAGGACGGCGGTCAGCCGCAGCAGCAGCGCCACGAGCACCCGCGCCACCAGCAGCAGCAGCGCGGCGGCGGGCACCAGCAGGGCGGACAGCAGCAGCAGAACCTGGCGCCCGTGGAGGGCGTGCTGGACACGGAGGCCAAGGGCCCCAACGCGTTCCTGCGTCAGGTGAAGCGCAACCTGCTGGCGTCGCCGGACGACCCGGAGCTGCCCAAGAACCTGGTGCAGAAGCTGCGCCTGCGGCAGGGCCAGTACCTCACCGCGTTCGCGCAGATGCGCGGCCACAAGGGCGTCATCCAGAAGGTGGACACGGTGGACGGCCGCCCGCTGGACGGCGCGCCCCGGCTGCCCCACTTCGCGGACCTCACCTCCGTGGACCCCACCGAGCGGCTGAAGCTGGAGAACGGCCACAAGGAGATGGTCACGCGCGTGCTGGACCTCATCGCGCCCATCGGCAAGGGTCAGCGCGCGCTCATCGTCGCCCCGCCCAAGACGGGCAAGACGATCATGCTCCAGCGCATCGCGCAGGCCATCATCCAGAACCACCCGGAGTGCCACGTCATGGTGGTGCTCATCGACGAGCGCCCGGAAGAAGTGACGGACATGCGCCGGAGCATCAAGGCGGAGGTCATCGCCTCCAGCTCCGACCGGCCCACGGGCGACCACCTCAAGGTCGCGGAGCTCGCGCTGGAGCGCGCCCGCCGGCTGGTGGAGTCCGGCAAGGACGTCGTCATCCTCCTGGACTCCATCACCCGCCTGGCGCGCGCCTACAACAAGGAGGTCGACAGCTCCGGCCGCACCATGACGGGCGGCGTGGACAGCCGCGCCCTGGAGCGCCCCAAGCGCATCTTCGGCGCCGCGCGCGCGACGGAGGAGGCGGGCTCGCTCACCATCATCGGCACGGCGCTCATCGACACCGGCAGCCGCATGGACGAGGTGATTTTCGAGGAGTTCAAGGGCACGGGTAACTCCGAGGTCACCCTGGACCGCCTCCTCGCGGAGAAGCGCGTCTTCCCGGCCATCAACATCGCCCAGTCCGGCACGCGCAAGGAGGAGAAGCTCTTCACCCTGCGCGAGTACGAGAAGGTGAAGAAGCTGCGGCAGATGCTCTTCTCCGTGAAGCCGGTGGAGGCCATGGAGGCGCTCGTCAAACGGCTGGGCCGCTACACCTACAACGACGAGTTCTTCGACGAGTTGTAG